GGTTGAACTATTCAGAATTTTATCTTCAAGTTTGTGAATATCTTTTCCAAAAATAAGGGAGGCTTCTATTGAATTATTTACCAACTCGAACATGGGTGTATTTGTAAAATATCTTATAGCTCCGGGCTTGAAACGGACTGCAATTGAACGCATTTGCGGATTCGGTTTAACAAAACAAGCTTCTGTTTTTAATCCTATCAAATGGCTGCTTACGATTTTTTTTGGAGAAAGGTCATCCTTCTGTTTTCGCTCATAAGACCCACACAAATGAATAACTAATTCTGTCATTCCATCCGGTACAACCAAAATAAATTGATCCTTATCAGAATGAAATTCAGAATAAGAAATATGTTTTATATAATCGGCAAGTATGGGGTTTTTAACCTGAAAAAGTTGTGGCATATCTTTTTACTAAAACTGAAAAACACATTTGAAATAAGAAATCAACATAAAACTATTACAATACAAATATCTTGTCCGAGATTGACAAAATTTTAATAGTATTTTAACCAATTTGCATATCTTTCAATTGTAAAGACACAATCGCTCCCGTTAGTATTGGTTTGCAACTGCAGTAGCATAACTTTATCCGGTTGGAATCAATTCCTGCGGGATAGATAATTTGTAATTAGCCACTTCCAGGTTAATACCCTGCCTGAATAGGTTGCATCTACGCCTTAGTGTTTCAATGGATGTGCCATAATTGAGAATGCTAATTTGATGTTAGTTTAATAAACCGGAGCCTTCCCATTACCTCAAAAAAAAATGAGCCACCCGATTACTTTGAGTGGCTCAAAATCCATATTTACAACAAAACTCTAACCTTGATTGTAATTCTCAAATTATAAATTAATGAAATTATGCATGTGCCATAACTGTTTCTGGTATTCTTTCTTCAATAAACTCAACCTCTCCCGTCTCCACACTGTAATAGGCAGAAACCATCCCGATTTCACCTTTTTCATACATTTCAGCAAGAATCGGACTACGACTTATTATCTGGTCTAAGGTGATTTTGACACTCTCGTGAGATACTTTTTCGACCATTTCTGTAAAATTATCATCATTTACATCACCGAATTCTGAATTTACTTTCTTCACCGCCGGTTTAATTTTGTCTAAAAGTGTTGTCAGGTTACCCATTTCCACCCCTTTTACGGCTCCTTTTACCGCTCCGCAACTGGAGTGTCCCAGCACCATAATAATTTTTGAACCAGCCACTTTACATGCAAATTCCATGCTGCCCAAAATATCTTCATTCAGAATATTTCCTGCGATTCTTACACTGAAAATATCTCCTAATCCCTGATCAAAGATCAATTCCGCTGACGTTCTGCTGTCAATACAACTCAGGATTACTGCAAATGGCCATTGACCTTCTGTAGTATCATTTACCTGCTCCAGCAGATTTCTGTTTATTTTCAGATTATTTACAAAACGTTGATTTCCCTCCTTTAAAAACTGTAATGCTTTTGCGGGATTCACTGTTGCCTGCGTTTCTTTATTATGTGCTTTCATTTTTTTAAATTTTATTTTTTATTAATTATTATCCGTTGTCAATTCTTCAATAAGTTGTTTGTGTCCGCCTTCTGAAATATTATCTTCCACCCAAACATTTCCATTCTTTTTTTCAGAGTTTTCAAGATTATAAACATCTTTAAAACCAATTAAAGTAACTTTAATATTCCTTTCAGGCCCGCCAATTTCTTTGAATTCTTTTATCAACTCCAATACATCATGAGCAATATACACACTATTGGAAGCATCGATAATGACTGTACTGTCAGCAGGAATATGTCCTATTGTAAGTTTAATGGCTGCCTTGTTAAGAAACGAAACTTCCTCTGCCAGATTGATGTGTATGATGTCGCCATCCTGATAAGATTCTTTTCTGAAATAATATGCCCTCTTCAGATTTCCCCTTAAAACAAATATCACACTTATCACCATACCGATCGCAACTCCTTTAAGCAGGTCTGTGAAAACCACTGCACCCAATGTGGCAATAAATGGTATAAACTGATATTTTCCTTGGTCCCAAAAGTGTTTTAATTTGGCAGGGCTTGCGAGCTTATATCCTATCAACAGCAGAATCGCTGCAAGTGTAGCCAAAGGAATTTTATTCAAAATAAAAGGAATTGACAATACGCTTATCAATAATAAAACGCCGTGTATGACAGCAGACATTTTAGTACGAGCACCGGATTTGATATTGGCAGTCGTTCTCACCACAACTGAAGTCATTGGCAATCCGCCCAAAAATCCACTTAACAAGTTGCCAACTCCTTGTGCTTTTAACTCAATATTTGTGCTGCTGTACCTTTTATAAACGTCCATTCTATCTCCTGCTTCTATACAAAGCAAAGTTTCAATAGATGCAACAATGGCAATTGTAATGGCAACTACCCATACGTCAGGATTGACAAAACCATTAAAATCAGGAAGTGTTATAAGTGCTTTAAAATCTGCCATTGAAGAAGTCACAGGCAAGTCCACCAAATGTTTTGAATCAACGGCAAAAGATGAACCGGTTCTGATAAAAATTTCATTTAGTACAACGCCGGCTGTCACTGCGACCAAAGCTGCAGGTACAAGTTTTATGTCTTTTACAATTGGAATCTTGTCCCAAAAAATGAGAATCAGCAATGCTACAATAGTAATAACAATTGCTCCGGGTTGAATATAATCAAAGGTCTCCATCAAATCGGTAAATGTATTATGACCTCTTCCGTCTGAAAAACTCATGTCTCCTTCCGGATCTCTGTCATACCCAAAGGCATGAGGTATTTGTTTCAAAAAGATAATGACACCTATACCAGCTAACATTCCCTCTATGACATTATTTGGAAAATAATTGGAAATACTGCCAGCTTTCAAAAAGCCAAGAATTAACTGCAGAAGACCTGCTATTACTACTGCCGTCAGAAAGAGTGGAAAAGAACCTAAAGTCATAATTGCCGTTAGTACGATTGCCGTTAATCCGGCTGCAGGGCCTGATACGCTTACATGTGAATTACTCAAAAAACCCACTACAACCCCACCTACGACACCTGCTATTATACCCGATAATGGAGGCGCACCTGATGCTAAGGCAATACCAAGACAAAGCGGAAGTGCTACTAGAAACACTACCAGTCCCGCTGAAAAGTCAGCTTTTATATGTTTAAAGTAAGAATTTTTAAGATCACTCATAAAAGTTTTGTTTTGTGATTATACCCAAGATTCATGCATAAACAGTTTTAATCCCGGAATGTATAAAATGAATAAATATGGATTTTTTTAAGAAATCAATTCAGGGAAATTCAGAAATGCATAAAGTACCGTTCTGATTAATTGAATTTGTAACTGATAAGCCAAAGTCAGGAAGACTCAGCAATATAATATATAAATGGTGTTAGGCTCTTTGTTCCGGAGGGGAAAAATGATCAGAACCGGTAATCAAATCAATAATTTTTGATTGATTAAAAAATTGTGAATCCAAACGAAGATCGCTAAATAAAAACTCAAGTA
The genomic region above belongs to Saprospiraceae bacterium and contains:
- a CDS encoding carbonic anhydrase (macrophage inducible 5; Mig-5) → MKAHNKETQATVNPAKALQFLKEGNQRFVNNLKINRNLLEQVNDTTEGQWPFAVILSCIDSRTSAELIFDQGLGDIFSVRIAGNILNEDILGSMEFACKVAGSKIIMVLGHSSCGAVKGAVKGVEMGNLTTLLDKIKPAVKKVNSEFGDVNDDNFTEMVEKVSHESVKITLDQIISRSPILAEMYEKGEIGMVSAYYSVETGEVEFIEERIPETVMAHA
- a CDS encoding SulP family inorganic anion transporter; this translates as MSDLKNSYFKHIKADFSAGLVVFLVALPLCLGIALASGAPPLSGIIAGVVGGVVVGFLSNSHVSVSGPAAGLTAIVLTAIMTLGSFPLFLTAVVIAGLLQLILGFLKAGSISNYFPNNVIEGMLAGIGVIIFLKQIPHAFGYDRDPEGDMSFSDGRGHNTFTDLMETFDYIQPGAIVITIVALLILIFWDKIPIVKDIKLVPAALVAVTAGVVLNEIFIRTGSSFAVDSKHLVDLPVTSSMADFKALITLPDFNGFVNPDVWVVAITIAIVASIETLLCIEAGDRMDVYKRYSSTNIELKAQGVGNLLSGFLGGLPMTSVVVRTTANIKSGARTKMSAVIHGVLLLISVLSIPFILNKIPLATLAAILLLIGYKLASPAKLKHFWDQGKYQFIPFIATLGAVVFTDLLKGVAIGMVISVIFVLRGNLKRAYYFRKESYQDGDIIHINLAEEVSFLNKAAIKLTIGHIPADSTVIIDASNSVYIAHDVLELIKEFKEIGGPERNIKVTLIGFKDVYNLENSEKKNGNVWVEDNISEGGHKQLIEELTTDNN